The following coding sequences are from one Mesorhizobium onobrychidis window:
- a CDS encoding alpha-D-ribose 1-methylphosphonate 5-phosphate C-P-lyase PhnJ encodes MTDIATYNFAYLDEQTKRMIRRAILKGIAIPGYQVPFASREMPMPYGWGTGGVQVTASIIGPDDVLKVIDQGADDTTNAVSIRAFFKKVANVAVTTETAKATIIQTRHRIPEHPLSSGQVLVYQVPIPEPLRFLEPRETETRKMHALEEYGLMHVKLYEDIARHGRIATTYAYPVKVEGRYVMDPSPTPKFDNPKMHRSPALQLFGAGREKRIYALPPFTDVVSLDFEDHPFEVQTFDQPCALCAAENVYLDEVILDDHGGHMFVCSDTDHCEKRREEGHRGHLAPETMEPAQ; translated from the coding sequence ATGACCGACATCGCCACCTACAACTTCGCCTATCTCGACGAGCAGACCAAGCGGATGATCCGCCGCGCGATCCTCAAGGGTATCGCCATTCCCGGCTATCAGGTGCCGTTCGCCTCGCGCGAGATGCCGATGCCTTATGGCTGGGGTACCGGAGGCGTCCAGGTAACGGCTTCGATCATCGGTCCGGACGATGTGCTGAAGGTCATCGACCAGGGCGCCGACGATACCACCAATGCGGTTTCGATCCGCGCCTTCTTCAAGAAGGTTGCAAATGTCGCCGTCACCACTGAGACGGCGAAGGCGACCATCATCCAGACCCGCCACCGCATCCCCGAACATCCGCTGTCATCGGGCCAGGTGCTGGTCTATCAGGTGCCGATCCCGGAGCCGCTGCGCTTCCTCGAGCCGCGCGAGACGGAAACGCGAAAAATGCATGCACTGGAAGAATACGGCCTCATGCATGTGAAGCTCTACGAGGACATTGCCAGGCACGGCCGCATCGCCACCACCTACGCCTATCCGGTCAAGGTCGAGGGTCGTTACGTGATGGACCCTTCGCCGACGCCGAAATTCGACAATCCAAAGATGCATCGTTCGCCGGCTTTGCAGCTATTCGGCGCCGGCCGCGAAAAGCGCATCTATGCGCTGCCGCCCTTCACCGATGTGGTCAGCCTCGACTTCGAGGACCATCCGTTCGAGGTGCAGACCTTCGACCAACCCTGCGCGCTATGCGCGGCCGAGAACGTCTATCTCGACGAGGTCATCCTCGACGACCACGGCGGCCACATGTTCGTCTGCTCCGACACCGATCATTGCGAGAAGCGGCGCGAAGAGGGCCATCGCGGCCACCTTGCGCCTGAAACAATGGAGCCGGCGCAATGA
- a CDS encoding DapH/DapD/GlmU-related protein → MTRKLSETPLVHETAEVENSTLGRWTEIAERCRVSESTLGDYSYMMQDCGVWCATIGKFANIAASVRINATNHPTWRPTLHHFTYRASDYWDDAEHESEFFAQRRARRVTIGHDSWLGHGSTILPGVTVGDGAAVGAGAVVSKDVAPYAIVGGVPAKPIRERFDRRTAERYQALAWWDWDHARLRAALDDFRGLSAEAFLEKHGG, encoded by the coding sequence ATGACCAGAAAACTGTCGGAAACGCCGCTGGTCCACGAGACGGCGGAGGTCGAGAACTCAACGCTCGGCCGCTGGACCGAGATCGCCGAACGCTGCCGGGTTTCGGAGAGCACGCTCGGGGACTATTCCTACATGATGCAGGACTGCGGTGTCTGGTGCGCGACGATCGGCAAATTCGCCAACATCGCCGCCAGCGTGCGCATCAATGCCACCAACCATCCGACCTGGCGGCCGACGCTCCACCATTTCACCTATCGCGCCTCGGACTATTGGGACGACGCTGAGCACGAGAGCGAATTCTTCGCCCAGCGCCGCGCCAGGCGCGTCACCATCGGCCACGACAGCTGGCTTGGCCACGGCTCTACCATCCTGCCCGGCGTCACCGTCGGCGATGGCGCGGCGGTCGGCGCCGGCGCCGTGGTATCGAAGGACGTCGCGCCCTACGCCATCGTCGGCGGCGTGCCGGCGAAGCCGATCCGCGAACGTTTCGACCGCCGCACGGCGGAACGCTATCAGGCACTTGCCTGGTGGGATTGGGACCATGCCCGCCTGCGCGCCGCGCTCGACGATTTTCGCGGATTGTCGGCAGAGGCGTTTTTGGAGAAGCATGGCGGTTAG
- a CDS encoding Gfo/Idh/MocA family protein yields MVGASKSETGGGPIRYGMVGGGQGAFIGAVHRIAARMDNEFVLVAGALSSDPARAKASAAELGLDPARSYGSFAEMAKAEAKRPDGIEAVAIVTPNNVHVPAAKAFLEAGIHVICDKPLATTLAEAKKLATLVEKTGKVFVLTHNYTAYPMVRQAREMVAKGQLGDIRIVQSEYPQDWLTEDLAATGQKQAAWRSDPKQAGAGGALGDIGTHAYNLARFVCGLELDALSADLDAFVPGRQLDDNVNVMLRFKPVGKSHPAKGMLWASQVAPGHENGLKLRIYGSKGGLEWVQADPNYLWYTPFGQPKQLITRNGAGALPVAGRVSRVPSGHPEGYLEGFANIYQEAARAIRAARRKGGKPAKDVIFPTIQDGVEGMAFIEACVKSSKKNGTWTKL; encoded by the coding sequence ATGGTCGGCGCATCGAAGTCGGAAACGGGAGGCGGCCCGATCCGCTACGGCATGGTCGGCGGCGGGCAAGGCGCTTTCATCGGCGCGGTGCACCGGATCGCGGCGCGCATGGACAACGAGTTCGTGCTGGTCGCCGGTGCCCTGTCATCCGACCCGGCGCGTGCCAAGGCATCGGCCGCGGAGCTCGGGCTCGACCCGGCGCGCAGCTACGGCTCTTTCGCCGAGATGGCCAAGGCCGAGGCCAAGCGGCCGGACGGCATCGAGGCGGTAGCCATCGTCACGCCCAACAATGTGCATGTGCCGGCGGCGAAGGCGTTTCTCGAAGCCGGCATCCACGTCATTTGCGACAAACCGCTGGCGACGACATTGGCGGAAGCAAAGAAGCTGGCGACATTGGTTGAAAAGACCGGCAAGGTCTTTGTGCTCACCCATAATTACACCGCCTATCCGATGGTGCGGCAGGCGCGCGAGATGGTGGCCAAGGGACAGCTCGGCGACATCCGCATCGTGCAGTCGGAATACCCGCAGGACTGGCTGACCGAGGACCTTGCCGCCACCGGCCAGAAGCAGGCGGCCTGGCGCTCCGACCCAAAACAGGCCGGCGCCGGCGGTGCGCTGGGCGACATCGGCACGCATGCCTATAATCTCGCACGCTTCGTCTGCGGGCTGGAGCTCGATGCGCTTTCCGCCGATCTCGACGCCTTCGTGCCGGGGCGGCAGCTCGATGACAATGTCAATGTGATGCTGCGCTTCAAGCCGGTCGGCAAGTCGCATCCGGCCAAAGGCATGTTGTGGGCGAGCCAGGTGGCGCCCGGCCATGAGAACGGGCTGAAGCTGCGCATATACGGCTCGAAAGGCGGGCTCGAATGGGTGCAGGCCGACCCGAACTATCTCTGGTACACGCCGTTCGGCCAGCCGAAGCAGTTGATCACCCGAAATGGCGCCGGCGCGCTGCCCGTCGCCGGGCGCGTCAGCCGCGTTCCGTCAGGCCATCCGGAAGGCTATCTCGAAGGCTTCGCCAACATCTATCAGGAGGCGGCCCGCGCCATCCGCGCAGCGCGCCGCAAAGGCGGCAAGCCGGCTAAGGATGTCATCTTCCCGACCATCCAGGACGGTGTCGAAGGCATGGCCTTCATTGAAGCCTGCGTGAAGTCGTCGAAGAAGAACGGAACCTGGACGAAGCTTTAG
- a CDS encoding sugar phosphate isomerase/epimerase family protein has translation MKIGMCMFLWTTAVSKKHEPLLRDIKATGFDGVEIPVFSGTPDDYKKLGELLDRIGLERTAVSAMGDPAMNLISADGSTRKAGINYMKWAIDCTQALGARTLSGPLHSTLGAFSGSGPTAAEKKRSVASQRAIGDHAGKKNVTIGLEALNRFECYLLNTMNDLSEHVDAIDRPHIKAMYDTFHANIEEADPIGAYTRNRKNVVHIHISENDRGVPGRGHIPWHETFSAIRKSGYDDWLTIEAFGRSLKDLAAATKVWRDFSESPEAVYRDGYKHIKSGWKKAAALDAAGPSSQAI, from the coding sequence ATGAAAATCGGCATGTGCATGTTTTTGTGGACGACGGCCGTGTCGAAGAAACACGAGCCGCTGCTCAGGGATATCAAGGCGACCGGCTTCGATGGCGTCGAGATACCGGTCTTCTCTGGCACGCCGGACGATTACAAAAAGCTCGGCGAACTGCTCGACCGCATCGGACTGGAGCGCACCGCCGTTTCGGCCATGGGCGATCCGGCGATGAATTTGATCTCAGCCGATGGTTCAACGCGCAAGGCCGGCATCAACTATATGAAATGGGCGATCGACTGCACACAAGCGCTTGGCGCTAGAACGTTGAGCGGCCCGCTGCATTCGACGCTCGGCGCGTTTTCCGGCAGTGGGCCGACGGCGGCCGAGAAAAAGCGCTCCGTCGCCTCGCAACGCGCCATCGGTGACCATGCCGGCAAGAAGAATGTCACCATCGGGCTGGAGGCACTCAACCGCTTCGAATGCTACCTGCTCAATACGATGAACGATCTGTCGGAGCATGTCGACGCAATCGACCGGCCGCACATCAAGGCGATGTACGACACTTTCCACGCCAATATCGAGGAGGCCGACCCGATCGGCGCCTATACGCGCAACCGCAAAAATGTCGTCCATATCCATATTTCGGAGAATGATCGCGGCGTGCCTGGGCGCGGCCACATTCCGTGGCATGAGACGTTTTCGGCGATCCGCAAGAGCGGCTATGACGACTGGCTGACGATCGAGGCCTTCGGCCGCTCGCTGAAAGATTTGGCGGCGGCCACCAAGGTGTGGCGCGATTTTTCGGAAAGCCCGGAAGCCGTCTATCGCGACGGCTACAAGCACATCAAGAGCGGCTGGAAAAAGGCTGCTGCGCTAGATGCAGCCGGGCCTTCCTCTCAGGCGATCTGA
- the phnL gene encoding phosphonate C-P lyase system protein PhnL translates to MATPLVVSDVAKSFTMHLRDGIKLPVVAGVSFSIRSGECAVLGGPSGAGKSSILKMLYGNYAADAGQIIVQHEDGLIDLATASPRTVLAVRRLTIGYVSQFLRTVPRVSALDVVAEPLVERGEDRDVARSKAGALLAQLNLPEKLWALPPATFSGGEQQRVNIARGFITEHPILLLDEPTASLDPRNRDVVIALIAAKKAAGVALLGIFHDHDVREAVADRIIDVTAFAAAKIAA, encoded by the coding sequence ATGGCAACCCCGCTCGTCGTCTCCGATGTCGCCAAGAGCTTCACCATGCACCTGCGCGACGGCATCAAACTGCCTGTCGTCGCCGGCGTGTCGTTCTCGATCAGGAGCGGCGAATGTGCAGTGCTCGGCGGCCCCTCCGGCGCTGGCAAGAGCTCGATCCTGAAGATGCTCTACGGCAACTATGCCGCCGACGCAGGCCAGATCATCGTCCAGCACGAGGACGGGCTCATCGATCTCGCGACGGCCAGCCCACGCACCGTGCTTGCCGTGCGCCGGCTCACGATCGGCTATGTCAGCCAGTTCCTGCGCACCGTGCCGCGCGTCTCGGCGCTGGATGTCGTCGCCGAACCGCTGGTCGAGCGCGGCGAGGACCGTGACGTTGCGCGCAGCAAGGCAGGTGCCTTGCTGGCGCAGCTCAACCTGCCGGAAAAACTCTGGGCACTGCCGCCGGCGACCTTTTCCGGCGGCGAGCAGCAACGCGTCAACATCGCGCGCGGCTTCATCACCGAGCACCCGATCCTGCTGCTCGACGAACCCACCGCCTCGCTCGACCCCAGGAACCGCGACGTGGTGATTGCGCTGATCGCGGCCAAGAAGGCGGCCGGCGTTGCTCTGCTCGGCATCTTCCACGATCATGACGTACGCGAGGCGGTCGCCGACCGCATAATCGACGTGACCGCCTTCGCCGCCGCAAAAATCGCCGCATGA
- the phnE gene encoding phosphonate ABC transporter, permease protein PhnE has product MSATDVYRAPALSPEGATVERHWRDLAARRRLYTIGGLVFLFLALSGSLWFANETNAGKFFDRLPYVADFFTELKPRDWFDPVRALFDLPSPYDDGSLKFDYPEGRVYLTQSIYIPEYFHRMIETLNIALFSTLVGSTFGFLLCFLAAGNITASRWLRFATRRFLEIVRAFPEIVIAGFFLAIFSLGPIPAILAVSIHTVGALGKMFFEVVENADMKPEEGLRAVGANWVERVWFGIVPQVLPNFMSYFLLRFEINVRASTILGAVGAGGIGESLRLSIGRGHEAKTIAIVFLLLCTIVAVDQFSAWLRHRLVGRQAFAYGRGE; this is encoded by the coding sequence ATGAGTGCGACCGACGTTTACCGCGCGCCTGCGCTTTCACCGGAGGGAGCCACCGTCGAGCGGCACTGGCGCGACCTCGCCGCTCGCCGGCGCCTTTACACGATCGGAGGCCTGGTTTTCCTGTTTCTTGCACTCTCTGGCTCGCTCTGGTTCGCCAACGAAACCAACGCCGGAAAGTTCTTCGACCGCCTTCCCTACGTCGCCGATTTTTTCACCGAGCTGAAGCCGCGCGACTGGTTCGACCCGGTGCGCGCGCTGTTCGACCTGCCGTCCCCCTATGACGATGGCAGCCTCAAGTTCGACTACCCCGAAGGCCGGGTCTACCTGACCCAGAGCATCTACATTCCGGAGTATTTCCACCGGATGATCGAAACGCTGAACATCGCCCTGTTTTCGACCTTGGTGGGCTCCACATTCGGTTTCCTGCTCTGTTTCCTCGCTGCCGGCAATATCACGGCCAGCCGCTGGCTCCGTTTCGCCACGCGTCGCTTCCTTGAAATCGTCCGCGCCTTTCCGGAAATTGTCATTGCCGGCTTCTTTCTGGCGATCTTCTCGCTTGGACCCATCCCGGCGATCCTCGCAGTCAGCATCCACACCGTCGGCGCGCTCGGAAAAATGTTCTTCGAAGTGGTCGAGAACGCCGACATGAAGCCTGAAGAAGGCTTGCGAGCTGTTGGCGCCAACTGGGTCGAACGGGTGTGGTTCGGCATCGTGCCTCAGGTCCTGCCCAACTTCATGAGCTATTTCCTGCTCCGCTTCGAGATCAATGTGCGCGCTTCGACCATACTTGGCGCCGTCGGCGCGGGCGGCATCGGCGAATCGCTGCGCCTTTCGATCGGCCGAGGCCATGAGGCCAAGACCATCGCCATCGTCTTTCTGCTGCTCTGTACGATTGTCGCCGTCGACCAGTTTTCGGCGTGGCTGAGACACCGTCTTGTCGGCCGGCAAGCGTTCGCATACGGGCGCGGAGAGTAG
- a CDS encoding carbon-phosphorus lyase complex subunit PhnI translates to MYVAVKGGEAAIANAHALLADRRRGDRSVPALRLDQIVEQLALGVDRVMSEGSLYDRELAALAIVQARGDMIEAIFLVRAYRTTLPRFGYTKAIDTGAMLVERRVSATYKDLPGGQLLGPTFDYTHRLLDPALAAGGDVAEPLQRASDADAMPRVSAILAREGLIEPDGDMPQDHIPGDITREPLEFPMARDIRLQALSRGDEGFLLALGYSTQRGYARNHPFVGEVRIGEVELELDVPELPFPVPLGPVRVTECQMVNQFKGSAKAPPQFTRGYGLVFGQSERKAMAMALCDRALRASEFGEDVVAAAQDEEFVISHSDNVQATGFVEHLKLPHYVDFQAELDLVRRMRAEHDARENAGKAEEKRQAAE, encoded by the coding sequence ATGTATGTCGCGGTAAAAGGCGGCGAAGCCGCAATTGCCAACGCCCACGCCCTGCTCGCCGACCGCCGCCGCGGCGACCGTTCGGTGCCGGCGCTTCGCCTCGACCAGATCGTCGAGCAACTGGCGCTCGGCGTCGACCGGGTGATGAGCGAAGGCTCGCTCTACGATCGTGAATTGGCGGCGCTGGCCATCGTTCAGGCGCGCGGCGACATGATCGAGGCGATCTTCCTGGTTCGCGCCTATCGCACGACGCTGCCACGCTTCGGCTACACCAAGGCGATCGACACCGGCGCGATGCTGGTCGAGCGGCGCGTGTCGGCGACCTACAAGGATCTTCCCGGCGGCCAGCTGCTCGGCCCGACCTTCGACTACACCCACCGGCTGCTCGATCCCGCGCTTGCCGCGGGCGGCGACGTCGCCGAGCCGCTGCAGCGTGCCAGCGACGCGGACGCCATGCCGCGTGTCTCCGCCATCCTCGCCCGCGAAGGCCTGATCGAGCCTGATGGCGACATGCCGCAGGACCATATCCCGGGCGACATCACCCGCGAGCCGCTGGAATTTCCGATGGCGCGCGACATCCGCCTGCAGGCGCTGTCACGCGGCGATGAGGGTTTTTTGCTGGCGCTCGGCTACTCCACCCAGCGCGGCTATGCGCGCAACCATCCCTTTGTCGGCGAGGTTCGCATCGGCGAGGTCGAGCTGGAACTGGACGTGCCGGAGCTGCCATTCCCAGTACCGCTCGGCCCCGTGCGTGTCACCGAGTGCCAGATGGTCAATCAGTTCAAAGGCTCGGCCAAGGCGCCGCCGCAGTTCACCCGCGGCTACGGCCTCGTCTTCGGCCAGAGCGAGCGCAAGGCGATGGCCATGGCGCTGTGCGACCGGGCGTTGCGCGCCTCGGAATTCGGCGAAGACGTTGTCGCCGCCGCCCAGGACGAGGAGTTCGTCATCTCGCATTCCGACAACGTCCAGGCGACCGGCTTCGTCGAGCACCTCAAGCTGCCGCACTATGTCGACTTCCAGGCCGAGCTCGACCTGGTGCGCCGCATGCGCGCCGAGCACGACGCCCGCGAGAATGCCGGCAAGGCCGAGGAGAAGAGGCAGGCCGCGGAATGA
- the phnD gene encoding phosphonate ABC transporter substrate-binding protein, translating to MFKKILFGAVSILAMAMGAVQAQGLKEFRVGILGGENEADRLRNYQCFADHIKEVLGVEKVSLFPAADYDGVIQGLLGGTLDFAELGASAYAKVYLENKDAVQPVLTTIQTDGSTGYRAVMVARADSGIKTLADMKGKKLGFADPDSTSGYLIPVTSLPKDIGMDVKSYFASTGFGGGHEQLVLEVLKGTFDAGTTWASGVGDFNDGYSSGNLRKMVDKGVLKMDDLVELWQSPLIPNGPLVVRTSIDADTKQKITDFLTKLPETDPACFSAIQGGDYKGYSPVTPEFYQPIIDARKAKIGS from the coding sequence ATGTTTAAAAAGATACTTTTCGGGGCCGTTTCCATCCTCGCCATGGCGATGGGCGCGGTTCAGGCACAGGGCCTGAAGGAATTCCGCGTCGGCATTCTGGGCGGCGAGAACGAGGCCGACCGTCTGCGCAACTACCAGTGCTTCGCCGACCACATCAAGGAAGTCCTTGGCGTCGAGAAAGTTTCCTTGTTCCCGGCCGCCGACTATGACGGCGTCATCCAGGGCCTGCTCGGCGGCACGCTCGACTTTGCCGAGCTCGGCGCTTCCGCTTACGCCAAAGTCTATCTCGAAAACAAGGACGCGGTTCAACCGGTCCTGACCACGATCCAGACCGACGGTTCGACCGGCTACCGTGCGGTCATGGTCGCCCGTGCCGATTCCGGCATCAAGACGCTCGCCGACATGAAGGGCAAGAAACTCGGTTTCGCCGATCCCGATTCGACCTCCGGTTACCTGATCCCGGTGACTTCACTGCCCAAGGACATCGGCATGGATGTGAAGAGCTACTTCGCGTCGACCGGTTTCGGCGGCGGCCATGAACAGCTTGTCCTTGAAGTCCTGAAAGGTACGTTCGATGCCGGCACCACCTGGGCTTCGGGCGTCGGCGACTTCAACGACGGCTACAGCTCCGGCAATCTGCGCAAGATGGTCGACAAGGGCGTCCTCAAGATGGATGACCTCGTCGAATTGTGGCAGTCGCCGCTGATCCCGAACGGCCCGCTGGTCGTGCGTACGTCGATCGACGCCGACACCAAGCAGAAGATCACCGACTTTCTGACCAAGCTCCCGGAAACCGATCCGGCCTGTTTCTCGGCAATTCAAGGCGGCGATTACAAGGGCTATTCGCCGGTTACCCCGGAATTCTACCAGCCGATCATCGACGCCCGTAAGGCGAAGATCGGCTCGTAA
- the phnC gene encoding phosphonate ABC transporter ATP-binding protein encodes MSATSATLEIRGVTRRFGKNTAVSNVDILIPHGQMVGIIGRSGAGKSTLLRMINRLIDPSQGSIFFDGAEVSSLRGSLLRRWQRDCAMIFQQFNLVPRLDVLTNVLLGRLNHRSTIVNLLGVFSREERAEAIAALERLDIARTALQPAGTLSGGQQQRVAIARAMMQQPKVILADEPIASLDPLNAKVVMDSLQDINLREGLTVVTNLHTLDTARTYCNRIIGMAAGKVVFDGPPEELNREAVRMVYGADSNGGEISEAITSTSVTMKQKIAASAGPLEPAFPGY; translated from the coding sequence ATGTCAGCAACCTCAGCCACGCTGGAAATCCGCGGCGTCACCCGCCGGTTTGGCAAGAACACCGCCGTCAGCAATGTCGACATCTTGATCCCGCACGGTCAGATGGTCGGCATCATCGGCCGCTCGGGCGCCGGCAAGTCGACGCTTTTGCGCATGATCAACCGCCTCATCGATCCGAGCCAAGGGTCGATTTTCTTTGACGGCGCCGAAGTCTCCAGCCTGCGCGGTTCGCTGCTCAGGCGCTGGCAGCGCGACTGCGCCATGATCTTTCAGCAATTCAACCTGGTGCCGCGTCTTGACGTGCTGACCAATGTGCTGCTCGGCCGGCTCAATCACCGCTCGACCATTGTCAATCTGCTCGGTGTCTTCTCCCGTGAGGAACGGGCCGAGGCGATCGCGGCGCTCGAGCGTCTCGACATCGCCCGCACGGCGCTGCAGCCGGCCGGCACGTTGTCCGGCGGCCAGCAGCAGCGCGTTGCGATTGCTCGCGCCATGATGCAGCAACCGAAAGTCATCCTTGCCGACGAGCCAATCGCCTCGCTCGACCCGCTCAACGCCAAGGTGGTGATGGATTCGCTGCAGGACATCAATCTGCGCGAGGGCCTCACCGTCGTCACCAATCTGCACACGCTGGATACCGCGCGCACCTATTGCAACCGCATCATCGGCATGGCCGCCGGCAAGGTGGTGTTCGACGGCCCGCCCGAAGAGCTCAACCGGGAGGCCGTGCGTATGGTCTATGGCGCCGACAGCAATGGCGGCGAAATCTCCGAGGCCATCACCTCGACCAGCGTGACCATGAAGCAAAAAATCGCCGCATCCGCCGGACCGCTCGAGCCCGCTTTTCCTGGCTACTAA
- the phnK gene encoding phosphonate C-P lyase system protein PhnK, translated as MTDEPLLRVSALSKFYGSRVGCENVTFDLWPGEVLAVVGESGSGKTTLLNCLSTRLLPSSGTASYRMRDGQFRELYRMSEAERRFLMRTDWGFVHQNPADGLRMTVSAGANVGERLMAVGDRHYGKIRAAAVDWLSRVEIDEDRIDDEPRAFSGGMRQRLQIARNLVTGPRLVFMDEPTGGLDVSVQARLLDLLRGLVTDLGLAAIVVTHDLAVARLLSQRMMVMKDGRVVESGLTDRVLDDPRAPYTQLLVSSILQV; from the coding sequence ATGACCGACGAACCGTTGCTGCGCGTCAGCGCGCTGTCCAAGTTCTATGGCTCGCGCGTCGGCTGCGAGAACGTCACCTTCGACCTGTGGCCGGGCGAGGTGCTGGCGGTGGTCGGCGAATCCGGTTCCGGCAAGACGACGCTGCTCAACTGCCTGTCGACCAGACTACTGCCGAGCTCCGGCACCGCCAGCTACCGCATGCGCGACGGCCAGTTTCGCGAACTCTACCGCATGAGCGAGGCCGAGCGCCGCTTCCTGATGCGCACCGACTGGGGTTTCGTCCACCAGAACCCTGCCGACGGGCTGCGCATGACGGTGTCGGCCGGCGCCAATGTCGGCGAGCGACTGATGGCGGTGGGTGATCGCCACTATGGGAAAATCCGCGCTGCCGCCGTCGACTGGCTGTCGCGCGTCGAGATCGACGAGGATCGCATCGACGACGAACCGCGCGCCTTTTCCGGTGGCATGCGCCAGCGCCTGCAGATCGCCCGCAATCTCGTCACTGGGCCGCGGCTGGTGTTCATGGACGAGCCGACCGGCGGTCTCGACGTCTCCGTGCAGGCGCGCCTGCTCGACCTGTTGCGCGGGCTGGTCACCGATCTCGGACTGGCTGCCATCGTCGTCACCCACGACCTCGCAGTGGCACGTCTGCTGTCGCAACGCATGATGGTGATGAAGGACGGCCGCGTCGTCGAAAGCGGCCTCACCGACCGCGTGCTCGACGACCCGCGCGCGCCCTACACCCAGCTTCTCGTTTCCTCGATACTTCAGGTGTAA
- the phnE gene encoding phosphonate ABC transporter, permease protein PhnE: MNADAINDIATRHPDAFRRSLWKRYAVPIGILLCILYTFYCAWFFSIASVLEKANWNLAGAYLADWVSYEIRPEVEFKDNYLTIDYSRFSKLGSNPDPDWVAKQMAVIERRVDAAPTPAIATNKSSQDSFMAPGAPTAENPAAPSGQSAPAAPETVRENAVVAATVTLGNGRIAITPNLVTVTRGAESVIFDIAKDSTVAPRTPLPDWIEQRRPGSTAYVSFGFLGRAEVQNDEVVAWRRFFGWANFVFDTNSPFWGKPFGEVASLIVSGARIDPSRSNAALAWDNVLNNAEWQHGDVWLKLLQTIVMAFVGTVLASIVAFPLAFLAARNVTPSRIANQLTKRFFDFQRSVDMLIWALFFTRGFGPGPLAGMSAIFFTDTGTLGKLYSEALENIDDKQREGIRSVGATPAMVQRYGVLPQVLPVFLSQSLYFWESNTRSATIIGAVGAGGIGLKLWEAMRTNTNWANVFYMVLLILLVVFIFDNISSYLRRKLMGTVANGNDERRVSVRPPAAQIA; this comes from the coding sequence ATGAATGCCGACGCCATCAACGACATCGCCACTCGCCATCCAGACGCGTTCCGGCGATCCCTATGGAAGCGCTACGCCGTCCCGATCGGCATCCTTCTCTGCATTCTCTATACCTTCTATTGCGCGTGGTTCTTCTCGATCGCAAGCGTTCTCGAAAAGGCGAACTGGAATCTTGCCGGCGCTTATCTCGCCGACTGGGTGTCTTACGAAATCCGGCCCGAGGTCGAGTTCAAAGATAACTATCTGACGATCGACTACTCCCGCTTTTCCAAACTGGGATCCAATCCAGATCCCGACTGGGTGGCCAAGCAGATGGCCGTGATCGAGCGGCGGGTCGACGCAGCGCCGACACCGGCAATCGCGACCAACAAATCGTCGCAGGATTCGTTCATGGCGCCTGGTGCGCCGACCGCCGAGAATCCGGCCGCCCCGTCGGGCCAATCCGCTCCGGCTGCACCTGAAACGGTGCGCGAAAACGCCGTTGTGGCGGCGACCGTCACCCTTGGCAATGGCCGGATCGCCATCACGCCAAACCTCGTCACCGTGACGCGCGGCGCCGAAAGCGTCATTTTCGACATCGCCAAGGACAGTACTGTGGCGCCACGCACACCGCTGCCCGACTGGATCGAGCAACGCAGGCCAGGCTCGACAGCCTATGTCTCGTTCGGATTTCTCGGTCGCGCTGAGGTGCAAAATGACGAAGTGGTCGCCTGGAGGCGTTTCTTCGGTTGGGCCAATTTCGTGTTCGACACGAACTCGCCATTCTGGGGAAAGCCGTTCGGCGAGGTCGCTTCACTGATCGTTTCCGGGGCACGCATCGACCCGTCGCGGTCAAACGCAGCGCTCGCCTGGGATAACGTCCTCAACAACGCCGAGTGGCAGCACGGTGACGTCTGGCTGAAACTTTTGCAAACCATCGTCATGGCTTTTGTCGGCACGGTGCTGGCCTCGATCGTCGCCTTTCCGCTCGCCTTCCTGGCTGCGCGCAACGTCACGCCGAGCCGGATAGCCAACCAGCTAACAAAGCGCTTTTTCGATTTCCAGCGCTCGGTCGACATGCTGATCTGGGCGCTGTTCTTCACGCGCGGCTTCGGTCCGGGGCCGCTGGCCGGCATGTCGGCGATCTTCTTCACCGACACCGGAACCCTAGGCAAACTCTATTCCGAGGCGCTGGAAAACATCGACGACAAGCAGCGCGAGGGCATCCGCTCCGTTGGCGCCACGCCGGCAATGGTGCAGCGCTACGGCGTGCTGCCCCAGGTTCTGCCGGTATTCCTCAGCCAATCCCTCTATTTCTGGGAATCGAACACCCGGTCAGCGACGATCATAGGTGCTGTCGGCGCTGGCGGCATCGGTCTGAAATTGTGGGAGGCCATGCGCACCAACACCAACTGGGCCAATGTTTTCTACATGGTTCTGCTGATTCTGCTCGTCGTCTTTATCTTCGACAACATCTCCAGCTATCTGCGCCGCAAACTGATGGGGACCGTCGCAAACGGCAACGATGAACGGCGCGTTTCCGTCCGTCCGCCGGCAGCTCAGATCGCCTGA